ACGAGCCCGTGCAGTTCACCCCGTGGGTGGATCGGACCACCTTGTCGTGCGCCCAGCGGCGGCGGTAGGATTCCTCCCAGCCTCGGCTTTCCTGGTTGGTGGCTCCGTGGCCGTCGGCGAACAGTTCTCCGAAATAGCGAAGCTTGCGGAAGAAGGACATGGTCGGCTCCGTGGAAATCAGCAGGGAGATTCGGCGTTCTTGCGAGCATACCACCACCAGGTGGCCACGATGCAAGTCGCGTAGAACGCCAGGAAGGAAAATAATGCGCCGTTGGCCGATCCCGTGGCCTTGAGCGCCGATCCGAAACCAAGGGGGATCAGGAATCCTCCGTAGGCGCCGATCGCCGAAGTGAATCCGATCACGGCAGCCGACTCCTTGCCCGCCTGGCGCGTTGCCTGGTCGCGATCGGACGGACTTGCGCCCAACGGCATGTTCCCTTCGTGGAAACCACGGAACATCACGGGGATCATGCGGAAGGTGGATCCATTGCCGATCCCGGTGGTGAAAAACAACAAGAGGAACATGGCGAAGAATCCGGGGAAGCTGCCGCCCTGCCCGCCTTCGGGGAGGAAGTGGATCGCTCCCAGGACCGCAGCGCCCATCACGACGAAGTTGACAAGGGTGACCCGCGCTCCACCAAGCTTATCCGAGACCCATCCGCCGACGGGCCGACTCACGGCGCCGACCAGTGGCCCCAAGAACGCCAGCTTGAGCGCGTTGATTTCGGGAAACTGGGTCTTGATCAACATGGGGAAGGCGGCGGAATACCCGATGAAACTCCCGAAGGTGGCCAGATAGATCCAGCTCATGATCCAGGTATTCTTGCGACGGAAAATGACCAGTTGATCGGTGACGCTGGCCTTGGCCGTGGCAAGATCGTCCATCAGAAACCAGGCGAGAACGGCTACGAGCGCCACCGGAACCACCCACAGGAACCCCGCGTTTTGCAACCACAAGGTCTTGCCCTCGGCTGTGGTCGCGGGCGCACCGGCCAACGTGCCGAACAGTCCCGCGCCGAGCGCCATCGGAACCAGAAACTGCATGCCACTGACGCCGAGGTTCCCGAATCCGGCATTGAGTCCCAGGGCCGCTCCGGCCTTCTTCTTGGGATAGAAAAAGGAGATGTTGGACATGGAGCTCGCGAAATTGCCACCACCCAACCCACACAGAAGCGCGATCAGCACGAATTGCCAATACGGAGTGGTTGAATCCTGGACAGCCACGCCCATCCACAAGGCTGGGAAAAGCAAGGATGCCGTGGAGAGTGCCGTCCAGCGGCGCCCACCGAAGACCGGCACCAGGAAGCTGTAGAAGATTCGAAGGGTCGCCCCGGACAAGGCCGGAAGGGCGGTCAGCCAAAACAATTGACCAGTGGTGAAGGAGAAGCCCACCGAATTGAGCCGCGTGGTCACCACACTCCAGACCATCCAGACCGCGAAGGCTAAAAAGAGAGCGGGAATGCTCACCAGCAGGTTCCGCCGGGCTACGGCCTTTCCTGCCTGATTCCAGAAGGCCTCGTTCTCGGGTTCCCAACGCGTGATCGTCTGT
This DNA window, taken from Fibrobacterota bacterium, encodes the following:
- a CDS encoding NarK family nitrate/nitrite MFS transporter, which produces MGQTITRWEPENEAFWNQAGKAVARRNLLVSIPALFLAFAVWMVWSVVTTRLNSVGFSFTTGQLFWLTALPALSGATLRIFYSFLVPVFGGRRWTALSTASLLFPALWMGVAVQDSTTPYWQFVLIALLCGLGGGNFASSMSNISFFYPKKKAGAALGLNAGFGNLGVSGMQFLVPMALGAGLFGTLAGAPATTAEGKTLWLQNAGFLWVVPVALVAVLAWFLMDDLATAKASVTDQLVIFRRKNTWIMSWIYLATFGSFIGYSAAFPMLIKTQFPEINALKLAFLGPLVGAVSRPVGGWVSDKLGGARVTLVNFVVMGAAVLGAIHFLPEGGQGGSFPGFFAMFLLLFFTTGIGNGSTFRMIPVMFRGFHEGNMPLGASPSDRDQATRQAGKESAAVIGFTSAIGAYGGFLIPLGFGSALKATGSANGALFSFLAFYATCIVATWWWYARKNAESPC